The following proteins come from a genomic window of Pyxidicoccus sp. MSG2:
- a CDS encoding suppressor of fused domain protein produces MKAPETDEDFIQWYEDCWADRDEVEYPKMFGAIDEGVFTLDQTDAIQAWMESELAQVKEPDPNWGPMGVRVAPPSADYPYWTYVTSGLSNPFTVAPGEEFPDDAPSGIGYEMVIHTPEEAKWPVFRLLDMMAYNLVCMRAFAMGHRYPVEGTLDGGDSKLAGFVFVRDPSRPDHFALPSGKVQLITLVGATKNEMAFARSNGMDKLMAKLVAAGSGYITRPERDEVKL; encoded by the coding sequence ATGAAAGCCCCGGAGACGGACGAAGACTTCATCCAGTGGTACGAAGACTGCTGGGCGGACCGCGACGAGGTCGAGTACCCCAAGATGTTCGGCGCCATCGACGAAGGCGTCTTCACGCTCGACCAGACGGACGCCATTCAAGCGTGGATGGAGAGTGAGCTGGCGCAGGTGAAGGAGCCGGACCCGAACTGGGGTCCCATGGGCGTGCGCGTGGCCCCGCCGAGCGCGGACTACCCGTACTGGACCTATGTCACCAGCGGCCTGTCCAACCCCTTCACCGTGGCGCCCGGGGAGGAGTTCCCGGACGACGCGCCCAGCGGGATTGGCTACGAGATGGTCATCCACACGCCCGAAGAGGCGAAGTGGCCGGTGTTCCGGCTGCTGGACATGATGGCCTACAACCTCGTCTGCATGCGCGCCTTCGCCATGGGCCACCGCTACCCGGTGGAGGGCACGCTGGACGGCGGTGACTCGAAGCTGGCCGGCTTCGTCTTCGTGAGGGACCCGTCCCGCCCGGACCACTTCGCGCTGCCCAGCGGCAAGGTGCAGCTGATTACGCTGGTGGGCGCCACGAAGAACGAGATGGCCTTCGCCCGCTCCAACGGCATGGACAAGCTGATGGCGAAGCTCGTCGCGGCCGGCAGCGGCTACATCACCCGGCCCGAGCGCGACGAAGTGAAGCTGTAG
- a CDS encoding dipeptide epimerase, producing the protein MTPTLITAVAFEPLHLPLTEPFAIATGAQHAAENVLVRLTLADGTVGLGEAAPFTAVSGETQGSTLAALETVRAGLLGKDVRAWRPVSEWLGDSLALAPSARAGVEMALLDALARHHRVPLYVLLGGAGTALEIDMTVTAGDVPHARESAKAILARGISTLKVKVGALAPDEDAARMVAIHEVAPRARLFADANGGYDVGEALAFLKELERADVPLALFEQPVAASDFAGMAEVSRRSKVRVCADESARSAKDVLRLIREGAAHGINIKTMKCGVVEALTMWSLARAAGMELMVGGMVESVLAMTASAHLAAGLGGFTYADLDTPLFIASHPFQGGARYDGARLDLDPDAPGHGVTLA; encoded by the coding sequence ATGACGCCCACCCTCATCACCGCCGTCGCCTTCGAGCCGCTGCACCTGCCTCTCACGGAGCCCTTCGCCATCGCCACCGGCGCGCAGCACGCCGCTGAGAATGTGCTGGTGCGCCTGACGCTGGCGGACGGCACGGTGGGTCTGGGTGAGGCAGCGCCCTTCACCGCCGTCAGCGGCGAGACCCAGGGCAGTACGCTGGCCGCGCTGGAGACGGTGCGCGCGGGGCTGCTCGGCAAGGACGTGCGCGCGTGGCGGCCGGTGTCGGAGTGGCTGGGAGACTCGCTGGCGTTGGCGCCGTCCGCGCGGGCCGGCGTGGAGATGGCGCTGCTGGACGCGCTGGCGCGGCACCACCGCGTGCCGCTGTACGTGCTGCTGGGCGGCGCGGGGACGGCGCTGGAAATCGACATGACGGTGACGGCGGGGGACGTGCCGCACGCGCGCGAGTCCGCGAAGGCCATCCTCGCGCGAGGCATCTCCACGCTGAAGGTGAAGGTGGGGGCGCTCGCGCCCGACGAGGACGCGGCGCGCATGGTGGCCATCCACGAGGTGGCCCCGCGGGCCCGCCTCTTCGCCGACGCCAACGGCGGCTATGACGTCGGCGAGGCGCTGGCCTTCCTGAAGGAGTTGGAGCGGGCGGACGTGCCGCTGGCGCTGTTCGAGCAGCCGGTGGCCGCGTCGGACTTCGCGGGCATGGCGGAGGTGTCGCGGCGCTCGAAGGTGAGGGTGTGCGCGGACGAGTCGGCGCGCTCGGCGAAGGACGTGCTGCGGCTCATCCGCGAGGGGGCCGCGCACGGCATCAACATCAAGACGATGAAGTGCGGCGTGGTGGAGGCCCTGACGATGTGGAGCCTCGCGCGCGCGGCGGGCATGGAATTGATGGTCGGCGGCATGGTGGAGAGCGTGCTGGCCATGACGGCCTCCGCGCACCTGGCCGCGGGCCTGGGCGGCTTCACCTACGCGGACCTGGACACGCCGCTGTTCATCGCGAGCCACCCGTTCCAGGGCGGCGCACGCTACGACGGCGCACGCCTGGATTTGGACCCGGACGCGCCGGGGCACGGTGTCACCCTTGCCTGA
- a CDS encoding GNAT family N-acetyltransferase, producing the protein MPADTPLRLRILEAVTDVPAAAWDALAGPDAPPFVRHAWLAAMEESGSATEETGWAPHHLTLWRGKQLVAAAPAYRKFHSMGEYIYDFGWADAAARLGVEYYPKLVVGGPLSPATVPRFLIAPGEDVPALRRALLTAATESARESGCSSVHILYPTGEEADFLEGEGLARRITLQFHWKNPGYRSYDDYLARFDSKRRNQLKRERGAAATQGISLRTVRGGELTQAHAKRAYGFYTSTCERHAWGQIQLTPDFFARVFRDLPDAVEMVEAVKGPKVIAGAFNLATRERLYGRYWGAFEEHPFLHFNVCLYHSVEDCIRAGRKVFEPGAGGEHKVSRGFEPTAVHSAHLLFDKRLDGAVRSFLHREHQRLAPAIDEAEKICGLKPWPLAASPAAGGATGT; encoded by the coding sequence GTGCCCGCCGACACCCCGCTCCGCCTCCGCATCCTCGAAGCAGTGACAGACGTCCCGGCCGCGGCCTGGGACGCGCTCGCCGGCCCCGACGCGCCCCCCTTCGTGCGGCACGCGTGGCTCGCGGCCATGGAGGAGAGCGGCAGCGCCACCGAGGAAACGGGCTGGGCGCCGCACCACCTGACACTGTGGCGCGGAAAGCAGCTGGTCGCCGCCGCGCCCGCGTACCGCAAGTTCCACAGCATGGGCGAGTACATCTACGACTTCGGCTGGGCGGACGCCGCCGCCCGCCTCGGCGTCGAGTACTACCCGAAGCTCGTCGTCGGTGGCCCCCTCTCCCCCGCCACCGTCCCCCGCTTCCTCATCGCCCCCGGCGAGGACGTGCCCGCCCTGCGCCGCGCCCTCCTCACCGCCGCCACCGAGAGCGCCCGTGAGTCCGGCTGCTCCTCCGTCCACATCCTCTACCCCACCGGTGAAGAGGCGGACTTCCTCGAGGGCGAGGGGCTCGCCCGCCGCATCACCCTCCAGTTCCACTGGAAGAACCCCGGCTACCGGAGCTACGACGACTACCTGGCCCGCTTCGACTCCAAGCGCCGCAACCAGCTCAAGCGCGAGCGCGGCGCCGCCGCCACCCAGGGCATCTCCCTGCGCACCGTGCGCGGCGGCGAATTGACGCAGGCCCACGCGAAGCGCGCCTACGGCTTCTACACCTCCACCTGCGAGCGCCACGCCTGGGGCCAGATTCAGCTCACCCCGGACTTCTTCGCCCGCGTCTTCAGGGATTTGCCCGACGCCGTGGAGATGGTGGAGGCGGTGAAGGGCCCGAAGGTCATCGCCGGGGCCTTCAACCTGGCCACCCGGGAGCGGCTCTACGGCCGCTACTGGGGCGCCTTCGAGGAACACCCCTTCCTGCACTTCAACGTGTGCCTCTACCACTCCGTGGAGGACTGCATCCGCGCGGGCCGCAAGGTGTTCGAGCCCGGCGCGGGCGGCGAGCACAAGGTCTCCCGCGGCTTCGAGCCCACCGCCGTGCACAGCGCCCACCTCCTCTTCGACAAGCGGCTGGACGGCGCGGTGCGCAGCTTCCTGCACCGCGAGCACCAGCGCCTGGCGCCAGCCATAGACGAGGCGGAGAAGATTTGCGGCCTCAAGCCCTGGCCCCTGGCCGCCAGCCCCGCCGCCGGGGGAGCCACCGGTACCTGA
- a CDS encoding ELWxxDGT repeat protein has translation MEHLGNLRQPLLWLAVTLAVVGGCTESVAPKPDGPRGTSSAALEVTGPELVADLRSGYWSTRPGSAPSGFMDLGGTALFAATEASSGRELWTSDGTEAGTQLLKDLRPGAESSAPSDFVVMGGVIYFTADDGSSGRELWRTDGTASGTVLVKDIAFGSDSSSPSSLKVVNGILYFSATDGVLGPELWRSDGTDPGTRLVKDIVSGANGSSPQHLTAAGNLLFFSATTPNNGRELWRSDGTFNGTFLVRDLGSGSQDGFISELVAVGTRVFFVGLELSTFRALWTSDGTSGGTRLVHSTRPNIPSESDRIQSLTAMNGRLYFASIGTSGGASVGSELWTSDGSTTSLVKDIAPGTGGSSPRELVAVGSTLYFSANDGSTGVELWKSDGTAAGTQRVADIAPGAMGSGPQKLTDIHGVLYFSANDGSTGRELWRSEDIPFGTQRVMDINFGPEDSNPEGMTAVGTRVFFATDGLGWGVEPWWTDGRDYMPTRDIYTEMGHSDPRALTALGDRLYFTADADELGREPWVTDASGTWILQDIYTGAFSSNPTRFVPMNGALVFDANDGLTGQELWTSNGTPAGTRLLKDLQPGALSSSPRDLKVLPQLGSRLLFTANDGQTGFEPWISDGTASGTQLLKDVWAGSAGGSLSGGFVEFQGRGYFGASDGTSTTLWQTPGTAAGTVSLQNVVPYFDRAVAVTPGFFYFAGSLGTSNDVELWRSDGTRIWTNRVKDINPSGSSSPADFALMDDLLYFSAAPTATVRGLWRSNGTEAGTQEVVNYAAGTRGFNPRYLSVANRVLFFQAQVPNLGIELWRSDGTLPGTRPVKDVNPGPTGSMADEPMLVLEPEGLVVFAASDGVTGMEPWISDGTETGTLPLGDLAPGALSSNPRLFTRKGKDIYFVANDGTTGFELWRMTLDIPPDTTPPTVTCPSSVTVEVQSKTGATVSYPAATVTDNAPGRPALVYSKASGTVFPLGTTSVTATATDAAGNKGACSFTVTVQDTIAPALTCPADVTAEATDSTGAIVSYPSAKVTDTGSAPEVTYSQASGTLFSVGTTAVTVTATDTSGNSTTCSFNVTVRDTTQPAVTCPASITAEATRSSGGLVSYPPATASDTASPPVTLSYSQDSGTVFPIGETLVTATATDAAGNSATCTFSVTVHDTTAPVLVCPTDVITEAADASGTVVSYPPATVSDSVTASPELTYSQASGTVFALGTTGVTVTARDAAGNTSSCAFSVTVRDTTAPSLSCPTDLVTEATGAAGAAVPYSPATASDAVTASPALTYSHASGTTFPMGMTSVTVTATDTAGNSATCTFGVTVRDTTAPSVSCPADVIAEAVSASGATVSYAPATASDAVTSSPALTYSQANGTLFSLGMTRVTVIAEDAAGNTASCAFNVSVRDETAPVVTCPIGVPSEATGAAGSVVSYAPATAADAVTASPVLTYSQASGTVFPLGVTTVTVTATDAAGNAASCEFDVLVQDTTAPTLSCPADVTAEATNASGATVSYPPATASDAVTGSPQVAYGQASGTLFPVGTTAVTVTARDAAGNSVSCSFNVSVRDATKPEVSCPASVTVEATSASGATVSYPPATASDTASPPVTVGYSHESGTVFPLGVTTVTVTATDAAGNAASCTFEVTVQDTTAPSLSCPADVLTEATSTSGATVSYASMHASDAVTASPALSYSRASGVLFALGTTHVTVTATDAAGNAASCSFDVTVQDTTAPALVCPTGTTAEATSASGATLEYAPATASDATTSAPELVYSQASGTVFPLGATDVAVTARDASGNEATCHFTLTVRDTTPPSVGCTADLTVEAEGADGTPVAFELASPLDTVTRAPQVSTSHAPGSRFPLGTTAVTVTARDEADNAASCTFSITVRDTTAPVLSCPADMTVKSQDDAGAPVTFTASASDAVTSSPELTYSHAPGSTFPRGTTPVTVTARDEAGQTAGCTFQVTVRRPASVPVPAEPVGFGCEAGSSGGRGAGLWLLLLVSAGWLQRRSRSLVR, from the coding sequence ATGGAACACCTGGGGAACCTGCGCCAGCCGCTGCTCTGGCTCGCCGTCACGCTGGCCGTGGTGGGCGGGTGCACGGAGTCCGTGGCCCCGAAGCCTGACGGCCCGCGTGGCACGTCCTCCGCCGCGCTCGAAGTCACGGGGCCCGAGCTCGTCGCGGACCTGCGGTCGGGTTACTGGAGCACCCGCCCCGGGAGCGCTCCGTCCGGCTTCATGGACCTGGGCGGCACGGCCCTCTTCGCCGCCACGGAAGCCAGCAGCGGGCGCGAGCTGTGGACGAGCGATGGCACGGAAGCCGGCACGCAGCTGCTCAAGGACCTCCGGCCCGGCGCCGAGAGCTCCGCTCCCAGCGACTTCGTCGTCATGGGCGGCGTCATCTACTTCACCGCCGATGACGGCAGCTCCGGGCGCGAGCTGTGGCGGACCGACGGCACGGCCTCCGGCACCGTGCTGGTCAAGGACATCGCCTTCGGTTCGGACTCCTCCAGTCCCAGCAGCCTGAAGGTCGTCAACGGCATCCTCTACTTCTCCGCGACGGATGGCGTCCTGGGGCCCGAGCTGTGGCGCAGCGATGGCACCGACCCGGGAACGAGGCTCGTGAAGGACATCGTCTCGGGCGCCAACGGCTCCTCGCCCCAGCACCTCACCGCCGCGGGCAACCTGCTCTTCTTCTCCGCCACCACGCCGAACAACGGCCGGGAGCTGTGGCGCAGCGATGGGACGTTCAACGGCACCTTTCTCGTCAGGGACCTCGGCTCGGGGTCCCAGGACGGTTTCATCTCGGAGCTGGTGGCCGTGGGCACCCGCGTCTTCTTCGTCGGCCTCGAGCTCTCGACCTTTCGCGCACTCTGGACCAGCGACGGCACTTCGGGTGGCACCCGGCTTGTCCATTCCACGCGACCCAACATCCCGAGCGAGAGCGACAGAATCCAGTCGCTCACGGCGATGAACGGGAGGCTCTACTTCGCCTCGATAGGCACCTCCGGCGGCGCCTCTGTCGGCTCCGAGTTGTGGACGAGCGATGGGAGCACGACGTCGCTGGTGAAGGACATCGCCCCCGGGACCGGTGGCAGCTCGCCACGGGAGTTGGTGGCGGTGGGCAGCACGCTCTACTTCAGCGCGAACGACGGCAGCACCGGCGTCGAGCTCTGGAAGAGCGACGGCACGGCGGCGGGCACGCAGCGGGTCGCCGACATCGCGCCGGGCGCGATGGGCTCCGGTCCCCAGAAGCTGACCGACATCCACGGCGTGCTCTACTTCAGCGCGAACGACGGAAGCACGGGCCGGGAGCTATGGCGGAGTGAGGACATCCCCTTCGGGACGCAGCGGGTGATGGACATCAACTTCGGGCCGGAAGACTCCAATCCCGAGGGGATGACCGCCGTCGGCACGCGCGTCTTCTTCGCCACCGACGGCCTCGGCTGGGGCGTGGAGCCCTGGTGGACGGACGGCAGAGACTACATGCCGACCCGGGACATCTACACCGAGATGGGCCACTCGGACCCCCGGGCACTCACCGCGCTCGGCGACAGGCTCTACTTCACCGCGGACGCGGACGAGCTCGGCCGGGAGCCCTGGGTGACCGACGCCTCGGGCACCTGGATCCTCCAGGACATCTACACGGGCGCCTTCAGCTCCAACCCGACCCGCTTCGTCCCGATGAATGGCGCCCTCGTATTCGACGCCAACGACGGCCTCACCGGCCAGGAGCTGTGGACGAGCAACGGAACCCCGGCCGGCACCCGGCTCCTCAAGGACCTCCAGCCCGGCGCCCTCTCCAGCTCCCCTCGGGACCTGAAGGTCCTTCCGCAGTTGGGCAGCCGGCTTCTCTTCACCGCGAACGACGGGCAGACAGGCTTCGAGCCGTGGATCAGCGACGGCACCGCCAGCGGGACCCAGCTCCTCAAGGACGTCTGGGCGGGGAGCGCAGGTGGCTCCCTGAGCGGGGGCTTCGTCGAGTTCCAGGGCAGGGGCTATTTCGGTGCCTCGGACGGCACGAGCACCACCCTCTGGCAGACCCCGGGCACGGCGGCCGGGACGGTCTCCCTGCAGAACGTCGTGCCCTACTTCGACAGGGCCGTCGCCGTCACGCCCGGCTTCTTCTACTTCGCCGGCTCCCTCGGCACCTCGAACGACGTCGAGCTGTGGCGGAGTGATGGCACCCGCATCTGGACGAACCGCGTCAAGGACATCAACCCGTCGGGCTCCAGCTCGCCGGCCGACTTCGCCCTGATGGATGACCTGCTGTATTTCAGCGCCGCCCCGACTGCCACTGTGCGAGGCCTCTGGCGCAGCAACGGCACGGAGGCGGGCACCCAGGAGGTGGTGAATTACGCGGCGGGAACGAGGGGCTTCAACCCGCGCTACCTCTCGGTGGCGAACCGGGTCCTGTTCTTCCAGGCGCAGGTCCCGAATCTCGGCATCGAGCTGTGGCGGAGTGATGGAACGCTGCCGGGCACCCGGCCCGTGAAGGACGTCAACCCCGGCCCCACTGGCAGCATGGCCGACGAGCCGATGCTGGTGCTGGAACCGGAGGGGCTGGTGGTGTTCGCCGCCTCGGACGGTGTCACCGGCATGGAGCCGTGGATTTCGGACGGCACCGAAACGGGGACGCTGCCGCTCGGTGACCTCGCACCGGGCGCCCTCTCCTCCAACCCCCGCCTGTTCACGCGCAAGGGCAAGGACATCTACTTCGTCGCCAACGATGGGACCACCGGCTTCGAGCTGTGGCGCATGACGCTGGACATCCCGCCGGACACCACGCCGCCCACCGTCACCTGCCCGTCCTCGGTGACCGTGGAGGTCCAGAGCAAGACGGGCGCGACGGTGAGCTATCCAGCGGCCACCGTCACGGACAATGCGCCCGGCAGGCCGGCCCTCGTCTACAGCAAGGCATCGGGGACTGTGTTTCCCCTGGGGACGACGAGCGTCACCGCCACGGCGACGGATGCGGCCGGGAACAAGGGCGCGTGCTCCTTCACCGTCACCGTCCAGGACACCATCGCGCCCGCGCTGACGTGCCCCGCGGACGTCACGGCCGAGGCCACCGACAGCACGGGCGCCATCGTCAGCTACCCGTCCGCCAAGGTGACTGACACCGGCTCGGCGCCGGAGGTCACCTACAGCCAGGCGAGCGGGACGCTGTTCTCCGTCGGCACCACCGCCGTCACCGTCACCGCGACGGACACGTCCGGGAACAGCACCACGTGCTCCTTCAACGTCACCGTGCGCGACACCACGCAGCCGGCCGTGACGTGTCCGGCCAGCATCACCGCCGAGGCCACCCGTTCCTCGGGAGGCCTCGTCAGCTATCCGCCCGCCACGGCTTCCGACACGGCCAGCCCTCCGGTGACGCTGAGCTACAGCCAGGACTCCGGGACGGTGTTCCCAATCGGGGAAACGCTCGTCACCGCGACGGCCACGGACGCGGCGGGCAACAGCGCCACGTGTACCTTCTCGGTGACGGTCCACGACACCACCGCGCCCGTCCTGGTCTGCCCCACGGACGTCATCACCGAGGCAGCCGATGCCTCGGGCACCGTCGTGAGCTACCCGCCCGCCACCGTTTCGGACTCCGTCACCGCCTCGCCGGAGCTGACCTACAGCCAGGCCTCGGGCACGGTGTTCGCCCTGGGGACGACGGGCGTCACCGTCACCGCGCGGGATGCGGCCGGCAATACCTCCTCGTGCGCCTTCAGCGTCACCGTCCGGGACACCACGGCGCCGTCCCTGAGCTGTCCCACGGACCTCGTCACCGAGGCCACCGGTGCAGCAGGTGCAGCCGTGCCCTATTCGCCGGCCACCGCCTCCGACGCCGTGACGGCTTCGCCCGCGCTCACCTACAGCCACGCCTCCGGGACGACGTTCCCCATGGGAATGACGAGCGTCACCGTCACCGCGACGGACACTGCGGGCAACTCCGCCACGTGCACCTTCGGCGTCACCGTCCGGGACACCACCGCGCCTTCCGTGAGCTGCCCGGCGGACGTCATCGCCGAAGCAGTCAGTGCCTCGGGAGCCACCGTGAGCTACGCGCCCGCGACGGCTTCGGATGCAGTGACATCCTCGCCCGCGCTCACATACAGCCAGGCGAACGGGACACTGTTCTCGCTGGGCATGACGCGCGTCACCGTCATCGCAGAGGACGCGGCCGGCAACACTGCTTCATGCGCCTTCAACGTCAGCGTCCGGGACGAGACGGCACCCGTCGTGACGTGCCCCATCGGGGTGCCGTCCGAGGCCACCGGTGCAGCGGGCTCCGTCGTGAGCTACGCGCCCGCCACGGCGGCGGATGCCGTCACCGCGTCGCCCGTGCTCACCTACAGCCAGGCTTCCGGAACGGTGTTCCCGCTCGGAGTGACGACCGTCACCGTCACCGCGACGGATGCGGCTGGCAATGCCGCCTCGTGCGAGTTCGACGTCCTCGTCCAGGACACCACCGCGCCCACGCTGAGCTGTCCCGCGGACGTCACCGCCGAGGCCACCAACGCCTCGGGTGCCACCGTGAGCTACCCGCCCGCGACTGCTTCCGACGCCGTCACGGGCTCGCCGCAGGTTGCCTACGGCCAGGCGAGCGGAACGCTGTTCCCGGTCGGCACCACCGCCGTCACCGTCACCGCGAGGGACGCGGCCGGCAACTCGGTCTCGTGCTCCTTCAACGTCAGCGTTCGCGATGCCACGAAGCCAGAGGTGTCGTGCCCCGCGAGCGTCACCGTCGAGGCCACCAGCGCCTCGGGCGCCACCGTGAGCTACCCGCCGGCCACCGCTTCCGATACGGCCAGCCCTCCCGTGACAGTGGGTTACAGCCATGAGTCCGGAACGGTGTTCCCGCTCGGGGTGACGACGGTCACCGTCACCGCGACGGATGCGGCGGGCAACGCCGCCTCATGCACGTTCGAAGTCACCGTGCAGGACACCACCGCGCCCTCGTTGAGTTGCCCCGCGGACGTCCTCACCGAGGCCACCAGCACGTCGGGCGCCACCGTGAGCTACGCGTCCATGCATGCATCGGATGCCGTCACGGCTTCGCCCGCGCTCAGCTACAGCCGCGCCTCGGGGGTGCTGTTCGCGCTGGGGACGACGCATGTCACCGTCACCGCGACGGACGCGGCCGGCAACGCCGCATCGTGCTCCTTCGACGTCACCGTGCAGGACACCACCGCGCCCGCCCTGGTCTGCCCCACGGGCACCACCGCCGAGGCCACCAGCGCCTCGGGCGCCACCCTGGAGTACGCACCGGCCACCGCGTCCGACGCGACCACCTCCGCGCCGGAGCTCGTCTACAGCCAGGCCTCGGGCACGGTGTTCCCGCTCGGCGCCACGGACGTGGCCGTCACGGCCCGGGATGCGTCGGGCAACGAGGCGACGTGTCACTTCACCCTGACCGTGCGTGACACCACCCCGCCCTCCGTGGGCTGCACGGCGGACCTCACCGTGGAGGCCGAGGGTGCCGACGGCACGCCCGTCGCCTTCGAGCTGGCGAGCCCCCTGGACACCGTCACCCGCGCCCCCCAGGTGTCCACCAGCCATGCTCCGGGCAGCCGCTTCCCGCTCGGGACGACGGCCGTCACCGTGACGGCGCGAGACGAAGCGGACAACGCGGCCTCCTGCACCTTCTCCATCACCGTGCGGGACACCACGGCGCCCGTGCTCTCCTGCCCCGCGGACATGACCGTCAAGTCGCAGGACGATGCGGGCGCGCCTGTCACCTTCACCGCCTCCGCCAGCGACGCGGTGACGAGCTCGCCCGAGCTGACCTACAGCCACGCCCCCGGCAGCACCTTCCCGCGAGGCACCACGCCCGTGACAGTCACCGCGCGGGACGAGGCCGGGCAGACCGCCGGGTGCACCTTCCAGGTGACGGTGCGGCGGCCGGCCTCCGTGCCGGTTCCCGCGGAGCCGGTCGGCTTCGGCTGCGAAGCAGGAAGCTCGGGCGGTCGCGGAGCCGGCCTGTGGCTCCTGCTGCTGGTCAGCGCCGGCTGGCTCCAGCGTCGCTCCCGCTCGCTCGTGCGTTGA
- a CDS encoding ATP-binding protein, protein MEETDTSPRTPAPGADVLLSALEEAERCQPEGCMVLRAVRDPGGAITDFEWLWANPAAARALGRSPEMLRGRRLREVSADAGLGGRVDVLREVVETGRPAADSFPEGEAWLQGTAVPLRDGVLLRLRDVTSAVRVEEGVRDTLAWVRDVLEGTPDAFFTVDPDWRVTYVNHQAAAIAGRTQEQLFRRVLWEACPEMLGTRLERELRRVATDGAATTFEVRISPGRWHEVHAWCANGNLSVFGTDITGKKHLEAERDMLLAREHSGRLEAEALVQQRTEELVAAREQLVRTEKLAMAGQLAAGVGHEINNPLSYVTGNLQFALEQLELVAGNPGDGEALSEALDALREAREGADRIRVTVRDLLTFARADEPHLSPVDVHAALEFGLSMAMPHLRYRAQVERHFAVVPTVMAHEARLAQVFLQLLVNAAHAIPEGDAGHHRVTLTSRAEGAWVVVEVTDTGHGMAPEVLERVFEPFFTTRPVGAGTGLGLSTALGLVRSMRGELTATSTPGGGSTFRVRLPTTHEVAPPAEPEATEGDGERKRVLVVDDEPQVAAVLRRVLGGQHEVVLVHSGREALDLLAHDDAFDRIFCDLMMGDVTGMDVYEELARRQPEVLSRLVFMTGGGFTERARTFLQMVPLPRIEKPFEPATLRALVEGAPPHAGARGPPARAAEGK, encoded by the coding sequence ATGGAGGAGACAGACACATCCCCGAGGACCCCGGCTCCGGGCGCGGACGTGCTGCTGTCCGCGCTGGAGGAGGCGGAGCGCTGCCAGCCGGAGGGCTGCATGGTGCTGCGCGCCGTGCGCGACCCTGGCGGCGCCATCACCGACTTCGAGTGGCTGTGGGCCAACCCCGCGGCGGCGCGCGCGCTGGGCCGCTCGCCGGAGATGCTGCGCGGGCGGAGGCTGCGAGAGGTGTCCGCGGACGCCGGGCTGGGCGGCCGGGTGGACGTGCTGCGCGAGGTGGTGGAGACGGGCCGGCCCGCCGCGGACAGCTTCCCGGAGGGCGAGGCGTGGCTGCAGGGCACCGCCGTGCCGCTGCGCGACGGCGTGCTGTTGCGCCTGCGCGACGTCACCAGCGCCGTGCGCGTGGAGGAGGGCGTGCGCGACACGCTGGCCTGGGTGCGCGACGTGCTCGAGGGCACCCCGGACGCCTTCTTCACCGTGGACCCGGACTGGCGCGTCACCTACGTCAACCACCAGGCCGCCGCCATCGCCGGGCGCACGCAGGAGCAGCTCTTCCGCCGCGTGCTGTGGGAGGCGTGCCCGGAGATGCTCGGCACCCGGCTGGAGCGCGAGCTGCGCCGCGTGGCCACCGATGGCGCGGCCACGACTTTCGAGGTGCGCATCTCCCCCGGCCGCTGGCACGAGGTGCACGCCTGGTGCGCCAACGGCAACCTGTCCGTCTTCGGCACCGACATCACCGGCAAGAAGCACCTGGAGGCCGAGCGCGACATGCTGCTGGCCCGCGAGCACTCCGGCCGCCTGGAGGCCGAGGCGCTCGTCCAGCAGCGCACCGAGGAGCTGGTGGCCGCGCGCGAGCAGCTGGTGCGCACGGAGAAGCTGGCCATGGCCGGCCAGCTCGCGGCGGGCGTGGGCCATGAAATCAACAACCCGCTCTCCTACGTCACCGGCAACCTCCAGTTCGCGCTGGAGCAACTGGAGCTGGTTGCGGGCAACCCCGGTGACGGCGAGGCGCTGAGCGAGGCGCTGGACGCCCTGCGCGAGGCCCGCGAGGGCGCGGACCGCATCCGCGTCACCGTGAGGGACCTGCTGACGTTCGCCCGCGCGGACGAGCCGCACCTGTCGCCGGTGGACGTGCACGCGGCGCTGGAGTTCGGCCTGTCCATGGCCATGCCGCACCTGCGCTACCGGGCGCAGGTGGAGCGGCACTTCGCCGTCGTGCCCACCGTCATGGCACATGAGGCGCGGCTGGCGCAGGTGTTCCTCCAGTTGCTCGTCAATGCCGCGCACGCGATTCCGGAGGGGGACGCGGGCCACCACCGCGTCACCCTCACCTCGCGCGCCGAGGGCGCGTGGGTGGTGGTGGAGGTGACGGACACCGGCCACGGCATGGCGCCCGAGGTGCTGGAGCGCGTCTTCGAGCCCTTCTTCACCACGCGCCCGGTGGGCGCCGGCACCGGCCTGGGGCTGTCCACCGCGCTGGGGCTGGTGCGCAGCATGCGCGGGGAGCTGACGGCCACCAGCACGCCTGGCGGAGGCAGCACCTTCCGCGTGCGCCTGCCCACCACGCACGAGGTCGCCCCTCCCGCCGAGCCGGAGGCCACGGAGGGCGACGGCGAGCGCAAGCGGGTGCTGGTGGTGGACGACGAGCCGCAGGTCGCCGCCGTGCTGCGCCGCGTGCTCGGCGGCCAGCACGAGGTGGTGTTGGTGCACAGCGGGCGCGAGGCCCTGGACCTGCTGGCGCACGACGACGCGTTCGACCGCATCTTCTGCGACTTGATGATGGGGGACGTGACGGGGATGGACGTGTACGAGGAGCTGGCCCGCCGCCAGCCGGAAGTGCTGTCGCGCCTCGTCTTCATGACGGGCGGCGGCTTCACCGAGCGCGCCCGCACCTTCCTGCAGATGGTGCCGCTGCCGCGAATCGAGAAGCCCTTCGAGCCAGCCACCCTGCGCGCCCTGGTGGAGGGCGCGCCGCCACACGCCGGGGCACGAGGGCCACCGGCGCGCGCGGCGGAAGGGAAGTGA